The following DNA comes from Streptomyces sp. NBC_00273.
GCACCACGCGGGACACGAGGGCCGGATCGTCGTTCATCGGGACGTGGCCGCAGCCCGGGAGTCGGACCAGACGGGCACCGGGGACGGTGTGCTTGGCGCGGATGCCCTGGCGGCGCAGCAGCAGCCGGTCGCGGGTGCCCCAGGCGATGGTGACCGGCATGCCGGGCACGTCGTCGGTGAACCGTACGGAGCCGCCCGCGCCCAGCGTGTCCTCGAAACCGGTGGCGTCGCGCAGGGCGAGCGTCTCGGCGACGACCGCCTCGGCCGGGCGGCGGGACGGGCGGGCGTAGATGGTGCCGGTGAGCGCGGCTCGGCCGGCGGCGGTGCGCGCGAGCCGTCGTACGGCGGGCAGCGGCAGCGCCTTGGCGCCGGCGCGCATCGCGAGGAGGGTGGCGAAGGCGTAGCGGCGCTCGGCCTCGGTCCAGAACCCGGCGGGGGAGAGGGCGGTGACGGAGCGGACGAGGTTGCTCCGGCCCATTTCCAGGGCGAGCAGACCGCCGAGCGAATTGCCCGCGACGTGCGGGCGCTCGACGCCGAGGGCCGTGCAGAGTGCCCCGAGGGCCGGAGCCACGGTCCCCAGGGAGTAGGGGACGCCCTTGGGCAGGGGCTCCGAGACGCCGAAGCCGGGCAGGTCAACGGCGATCACGTCGTGCTCGGCGGCCAGGATGTCGATCACCGGGTGCCAGGCCTGGAGGTGATGGCCTATGCCGTGCAGCAGGAGAAGCGGTTCGCCGGCGCCTTTGCGCTCGTAGGCGACGGTGGTGGGGCGGGGGCCGAGCGGCGAATCGATCGTGAAGGAGACCGTGGCGGTCATGCTGCTCCTCGTCGGTTGGACGCGTGCAAGACAGGATGTCAGTAGTGCCTACCGCCATGATTACCGTCCGGTAGCCCTTGACTACAAGCCTTCCGTGCCTACGAGAACATCCCGTGAACGGCTTGATACGTATGCCCGTTCTGCCCGGCAAAGGTATGAGCATTGGTCTTGACCAAGGGGGTGCGTCGTCCTATCGTCGCAGGGATAGTGCAGGAACCTTTAATAAACAAAGGCGCGGAACTGCCGCTGAAACACACGGCGAGTGCAGCGATGGCAGGAGGAGTCAGGGTGGGGACCACGCAGCTCGAAACGGCACCGGAGCCGAAGTACTGGCACCTCAAGACCGTCCTCAGCGAGGCGCTCGACCAGGACTTCGCCGTCGGCGAGGTGCTGCCCAACGAGCGTGACCTCGCGGCCCGTTTCGGTGTCGCCCGCGCGACCCTGCGTCAGGCGCTGGAGCAGCTGGAGCTCGAAGGCCGGCTGCAGCGCCGCCGTGGCGTGGGTACCACCGTCGCCCCGCCGCGCGTCGGTGTCGCCGTGGGCAGTGCGCAGCACGGTTGGCCCGGCGAGAGCGCCGACGGCTGGGAGCCGCTCGACGCGGCCGAGACCCTGCCGACGGCCGCGGTGCTGAAACTCCTCGGTACCGGTGGCGCCTTCGCCGCCGACCAGCCGGTGCACACGGTGCGCCGGACCCGGGTCACCCACGGTCAGGCCGTCGCCGCCGAACTGCTCTACGTCCCCGCCGCGTCAGTGCCCGGACTCCCTGCCATCGAGGCCCCGGCCGGACCGGCCCGTGCCCGCGCCGTCCTGCGCGAACTGCAGCGGCTGGTGCTCGACGGCCAGGACCGCTCGGTGGAGCTCGGCTCCGCCCGCGCCGACGACGCCAAGGAACTGGACCGCCTGCCCGGCGCCCCGGTGCTCCTGGTCACCACGCGCTACTTCACCTCCGCGGGAACGGCGGCGGTCTCGGTGGCCACCTACCGCGCGGACACCTGCCGCCTCACCTTCGGTGACTCGGGCAACGTCGAGATCACCCACGATTCGCGCGTCGCCTCCTGACACCGTCAGGGGCCCGACCCGGTCCCCGATCCTGCTGAGCGTGTGACTCAGCTACGGCCCGGCCCCGGCAACCAGTTGCCGGGGCCGGGCCGTAGCGGCGCGTACGGGAGGGTGCGAAGCGGGGTCAGCGGCGGGCCGTGACCGTCTTCTCCACCGCGAAGAGCTCCTCCTCGACGTGGTCCAGCGCGAGCCGGAGGGCACCGGTCGCCACCGCGGCCTCGCCGAGCATGGACTGGGCCACCCTCGGCGGGCGCAGGCAGTAGCGCTCCAGCTCCTGGCGGAGGGGCTCCAGGACCCCGTCCAGCCCGGCCGCCCAGCCGCCGACGACCACCAGCTCCGGATCCATCGCCAGGACCAGCGCCGCCACGTCGTGCACCAGCCGTTGCAGGAACCGCTCCACGGCGGCCACTGCCCGCTCGTCGCCCCGCTTGGCCATCGCGAAGACCTCGGCGACGGCGGCCTCGTCCAGCGGATGCAGCGGCTCACCGGTGGTCGACAGCAACCGCTCGGGCGTGACCTCACGGCCCAGCAGGTGCAGGGCGCCGATCTCGCCGGCCGCCCCGCCGAAGCCCCGGTGCAGCCTGCCGCCGATCAGTGAGCCGGCGCCGGGGCTGAGGCCTGCCATCACGAACACCATGTCGCCGGTGTCCCGCGCAGCGCCCTTCCAGTGCTCGGCGACCGCTGCCGCATTGGCGTCGTTCTCCACCTGGACCGGGCAACGGAACGAGCGCCGCAGCCGTTCCCCGAGCGGCAGCCCGGTCCAGCCGGGCAGCGCGGTGCCGAGGCGGACCGTGCCGTCGGCCTCCACGATCCCGGGGCTGCCGACGCCCACCGCCCGCAGCGAGCCCCGTGGCACCCCGGCGCGGCGCAGCAGATCGGCCACTGCCGCCCGTACCCGCTCCAGCCGCTCGTCGGCGGACGCCGTCTCCGCGACGTCCTTGGTACCGGCACCGATGACGCGGCCGTCCAGCCCCGACAGAAGCACCGCGATCCGGTGCGAACCGATCTCGATGCCCAGCAGGTGACCCGCCTCGGTCCGGAAGCGGAACCGCCTGGCCGGGCGGCCCTGCCGTCGCGCGCCCTCCTCCGCGTCCGCCTCGACGACGAGCCCGGTCGCGATCAGTCCCTCGACGACACCCTCGACGGTCGGCCGGGAGAGTCCCGTCAGCCGTGTGAGGTCGGTGAGGGTCGGTGATCCGGCCGTCCGCAGTGCGCGCAGCACCACGGCGGAATTGATCCGCCGGAGCAGAGAGGGGTCCCCGCCGGTCAGCTGCCCCAACGTGTGTCCTCCCAGGTAGCGAGCTTGTCAGCCGGATCGTACTGCCCGCCCGATGCGTCGGCGAGAAGCAGCCCCCCATCGGCCGGAAGCAGACCTTCCCTCATGCGGGCGAGACGAACCCCGACTCGTACGCCGTGATCACCGCCTGCGTCCGGTCCCGCGCCCCCAGCTTGGCCAGGATCGCGCTGACGTGGGACTTGACCGTCTCCGTGCCGATGATCAACTCGGCGGCGATCTCCACGTTCGTGAGCCCCCGCGCCATCAGCCGCAGCACCGCCTCCTCCCGCTCGGTCAGGGCGGCCCGCTCCAGCGTCGCCCTGGCCTGCCGGTTGCCGTACTCCGCCGCCAGGGCCCGCACGGCCGCCGGGAAGAGCAGCGTCTCGCCCTCCGCCACCAGCCGTACCGCGTGCACGATCTCCGAAGGCCGGGCCCGCTTCAGCAGGAACCCGTCCGCTCCCGCCCGCAGCGCCTGGTAGACGTACTCGTCGTTCTCGAAGGTGGTCACCACGAGGATCTTCGGAGGGGAGTCCACCGTCCGCAGCACCGCACGGGTCGCCTCGATCCCGTCGAGGAGCGGCATCCGCACGTCCATCGCCACCACATCCGGCCGCAACTGTCGGACCAGCGGGATCACGGAGGCCCCATCGGCCGCCTCACCCACCACCTCGATGTCGGGCTGGGCCTCCAGGACGGCGCGCAGACCCGCACGCACCAGGGGTTCGTCGTCGACGAGCAGTACGGTAACCGGCATCCGGTCAGCGTATTCGCTCCAGCGGCAGCCGGGCGCGCACTCTCCAACCGCCCTCGTACAGACCGGTTTCGGCCTCGCCGCCGAGCAGCGCGGCCCGCTCCCGGATCCCGCGCAAGCCGCTGCCGCCGCCGACCGTAACACCGGGGCGTTCCGGCAGCGGGTTCGTCACCTCCAGGTCCAGTCGGCCCGCAGTCATTTCCACCCGAACGCGCACCGGCACCGGGCCGCAATGGCGCAGTACGTTGGTCAGCGCCTCCTGCAGGATCCGGTAACCCTCCCGGGTGACCGGCTCCGGCAACTTCTCCAGCGATCCCGTCAGTTGCGCGTCCACGACGGAGCCGGAGGCCCGGGCCGACTCCAGGAGCCGGTCGGCCTCCGCCAGCGTCGGCCAC
Coding sequences within:
- a CDS encoding GntR family transcriptional regulator, which translates into the protein MGTTQLETAPEPKYWHLKTVLSEALDQDFAVGEVLPNERDLAARFGVARATLRQALEQLELEGRLQRRRGVGTTVAPPRVGVAVGSAQHGWPGESADGWEPLDAAETLPTAAVLKLLGTGGAFAADQPVHTVRRTRVTHGQAVAAELLYVPAASVPGLPAIEAPAGPARARAVLRELQRLVLDGQDRSVELGSARADDAKELDRLPGAPVLLVTTRYFTSAGTAAVSVATYRADTCRLTFGDSGNVEITHDSRVAS
- a CDS encoding response regulator codes for the protein MPVTVLLVDDEPLVRAGLRAVLEAQPDIEVVGEAADGASVIPLVRQLRPDVVAMDVRMPLLDGIEATRAVLRTVDSPPKILVVTTFENDEYVYQALRAGADGFLLKRARPSEIVHAVRLVAEGETLLFPAAVRALAAEYGNRQARATLERAALTEREEAVLRLMARGLTNVEIAAELIIGTETVKSHVSAILAKLGARDRTQAVITAYESGFVSPA
- a CDS encoding ROK family transcriptional regulator, yielding MGQLTGGDPSLLRRINSAVVLRALRTAGSPTLTDLTRLTGLSRPTVEGVVEGLIATGLVVEADAEEGARRQGRPARRFRFRTEAGHLLGIEIGSHRIAVLLSGLDGRVIGAGTKDVAETASADERLERVRAAVADLLRRAGVPRGSLRAVGVGSPGIVEADGTVRLGTALPGWTGLPLGERLRRSFRCPVQVENDANAAAVAEHWKGAARDTGDMVFVMAGLSPGAGSLIGGRLHRGFGGAAGEIGALHLLGREVTPERLLSTTGEPLHPLDEAAVAEVFAMAKRGDERAVAAVERFLQRLVHDVAALVLAMDPELVVVGGWAAGLDGVLEPLRQELERYCLRPPRVAQSMLGEAAVATGALRLALDHVEEELFAVEKTVTARR
- a CDS encoding alpha/beta fold hydrolase, yielding MTATVSFTIDSPLGPRPTTVAYERKGAGEPLLLLHGIGHHLQAWHPVIDILAAEHDVIAVDLPGFGVSEPLPKGVPYSLGTVAPALGALCTALGVERPHVAGNSLGGLLALEMGRSNLVRSVTALSPAGFWTEAERRYAFATLLAMRAGAKALPLPAVRRLARTAAGRAALTGTIYARPSRRPAEAVVAETLALRDATGFEDTLGAGGSVRFTDDVPGMPVTIAWGTRDRLLLRRQGIRAKHTVPGARLVRLPGCGHVPMNDDPALVSRVVLDTARSVRLVAA